The stretch of DNA AGGTAGTTTTGCTTTTTTGGTGGCTTTTTTCTTTTGGAAAAGAAATAAAAAACATAAACTTTAAGCCGTATAAAGTGAAGCGCATAAATTTTATTTGATTTGCTCTTCGTTTTTATAAGTATAGTTTACAATATGAAGTGTTTAGGTAATTTAATTTTTGCTATATTTAATAGTGTGTTGTTATAAAATAGAGTAAATAGACTAGTATGGGGAATAATAACCATTTTATTTTAATTGTATTATTGACTTGTTTGAATATTGAATTTATTCAGGCTTACCAAATGACCGTTCCAACAGCAATCTATGTTGAAAATGCCTACAACCTAAAAGCAATAACCGAGGCAAAATTAACGGTTAAGCAAAAGGAAACAGATGGAAAATACTATACTTATGGCGTTTATCATACCGATAGCACAGGAACCGTCAATTTATCGTTGAATAAGGATAAAACCTATACCATTACCACAAAAAAACAGGATTATTATACCCAAATAACCGTATTGTCAACGAATGATATTAGCCGCACAGGAAAGAATAAGTTTGGGCTTTCTATGCGCCCTAAAAATTGTTATAGAATCAAAGGTCAAGTACGGACAGATGTAGCATTAACTGGAAATAATTTTTTTATTCTCAAAGATCTTGAATCAAGAGAAACCGAAACGGTAGCAATTGACAATAAGGGGTATTATTTTGCCTGTGGACAGTGTGGGCGAAGTTACCTTATTATTCCTTTTTTGGACAATGAACAACAACAAATTGATACCATTAATTTGCTAGAACAATATTGCCAAGATAGAAGAAATCCACTTTTAGAATTTAATATCCAACCTCAAAAAATTAGCCCCAAAGAAGAGGTAATCGAAGAAGAAAAAGGAAAATTTGCAAAGGGGGACTCTGTTTTATTAGAGAACCTAGTGTTTGAAGGCAAAACTCGGCAGTTGAATAAAGTAGGAAATGAAGCATTAGAGGTATTGTATCAAACCTTATCCGATAACCCTCAACTTATTGTAGAACTTCATATTCATACAGATGCTAGAAAGAGCGAGCGCTATAACTGGTTGTTGGCGCAACGAAGAGGCAAATTTATTCATGAGTTCTTGATCGAAAAAGGGATCGAAATAAACCAATTCTCTATTGTTCCTGTGGGAGAATCACAGATTATAAATCATTGTACCAACGGAAAATCTTGTTCTAAAGCAGAACATGCTATAAATAACAGAGTTGAAATGAAAGTACTACAAGGAGATAAGGATTTTTTAGATTGAATTGATTTTAAAGTGTTGATTGTTAGTGGTTTGTTGTGGTGCTGGTCAAAGGCTGTTTATTCTTGCCAAGTGCAAGTTTATTCTTGGCAAGAATAAACAATTAAAACTAATTAGATTTATTTATTTTAACGCAAAATATTATTCTTCTCAAAGTAAATCTTCTTTCTTCAATTACCTTTGTTTTTTTGCTTGAATACTATTACGATTCTGTGTACAGGACAACCCAGCTTGTTGGCTCACAAGCAAAGCGAGCTAAATTATATTACTAGTAAGGTGAGTTAAATGGTTGGAATTGAGTAAAGTAAAGGTTTGGTTGGGCTGTTTTAAGATTTTAGATCCACCTATGCCGTTGATGTATTAGATCAAGCCTGCTTGATCATTACATTCATATTTTTAGATGTTAGACCCTATAATGGCTTAGTAGGGTCTAACATCTAAAAACAAAGCGGTCTAGAATCTAAGGTCGAAATATA from Aureispira anguillae encodes:
- a CDS encoding OmpA family protein, translated to MGNNNHFILIVLLTCLNIEFIQAYQMTVPTAIYVENAYNLKAITEAKLTVKQKETDGKYYTYGVYHTDSTGTVNLSLNKDKTYTITTKKQDYYTQITVLSTNDISRTGKNKFGLSMRPKNCYRIKGQVRTDVALTGNNFFILKDLESRETETVAIDNKGYYFACGQCGRSYLIIPFLDNEQQQIDTINLLEQYCQDRRNPLLEFNIQPQKISPKEEVIEEEKGKFAKGDSVLLENLVFEGKTRQLNKVGNEALEVLYQTLSDNPQLIVELHIHTDARKSERYNWLLAQRRGKFIHEFLIEKGIEINQFSIVPVGESQIINHCTNGKSCSKAEHAINNRVEMKVLQGDKDFLD